A single window of Streptomyces sp. NBC_00464 DNA harbors:
- a CDS encoding S8 family serine peptidase: MHPVGRIALGAATAAVLALTAVTPSGAAGTPTDGASGKRPLIGSGTPASGGKQVTVTLVTGDKVLVTTDPSGRSSAAVLPRKDGSQPIVQTYQLGKDLYVYPEGASQAIAQGRVDEQLFNVSGLIRQGYDDAHADALPLIATYENRVDVAAAAQATPRGAERGLSLPAVNGVALKADKDGAAAFWQDVNAPRSRAAAPLKKLWLDGKVKATLDRSTKQVHAPEAWAEGYDGKGTKVAVLDTGVDAEHPDLVNRVEAAKNFTDSADTADRQGHGTHTASTVGGSGAASDGRKKGVAPGTGLLIGKVLNDGGSGLSSWIIAGMQWAVDQKADVVSMSLGNPEIGDCADPLAMAAQELSRNTHSLFVIAAGNSGSGTETVSSPGCAPGVLTVGAVDRDDTTAWFSSRGPVAVTHTLKPEIAAPGVDISAAAAGGRGVYAYQSMSGTSMATPHVAGAAAVVRQAHPDWTAQQIKAALVSSARTGGKVAGADQTGAGVLDVHAAVHQKVLSAPAVQGGSYNWPQDASDRSTVEVPFTNTGADDVVLGLKVSGVHGNDGSDVRSGVIEPALGKVTVPAGATVKVPVRIDPAARLKASQYGAVTGRIMASGGGTHISVPVTLYVQPETVTLRVKVVDRNGKPAAGASSLDLVSLDTDKGERRSNQGAADQTFSVRPGDYALSAFVATNNAENTADSISYVGRPQLRITDDTTVVLDARKAHRLSVRTDRPSKISHTTFSYARTWDDTWQLSGSLMAGSAVQKFYASVDGRAKNGFFEFRPTWRATGSEGGSPYVYNLTFPTQGPLLSDRTYRVGDSKLAQVTEKWNALGKETDYLDGLFIVPSWNPNTSITVNLLDPVPVPGTRTAYYTTGDDVWLHGALTSFPFAAFMGDKDRTYSAGERRSEEWYGGPMRPGAARDRAGDLALAAERQGDLIGIQTALWVDGSGDHWSYGGSFGDLGNLALKRNGEQIATSIYPYDAFEVPAEDSAYELTQNLEKIPTSDKPWLRSTAVTTTWSFRSHLEPEVYSRGLPILFPAYDLPADGMNTLPARDGIKVGLSAEGHAGYTPGAITEASLSYSYDGGATWTAAPTKKQDGKWTAVLDHTGATGEQVMLKVGLTDSHHNAVTQTITRAYDVR, encoded by the coding sequence ATGCATCCAGTAGGGCGAATAGCCTTGGGCGCGGCGACCGCCGCCGTCCTGGCCTTGACCGCGGTCACGCCTTCCGGGGCGGCGGGTACACCCACCGACGGCGCCTCGGGGAAGAGACCCCTCATCGGCAGCGGAACCCCGGCTTCCGGTGGCAAGCAGGTGACGGTCACCCTTGTCACCGGTGACAAGGTGCTGGTCACCACGGACCCGTCGGGCCGCAGCTCGGCAGCCGTCCTGCCGCGCAAGGACGGGTCGCAGCCGATCGTGCAGACCTACCAGCTGGGCAAGGACCTCTACGTCTACCCGGAGGGCGCCTCGCAGGCGATCGCCCAGGGCAGGGTCGACGAGCAGTTGTTCAACGTCAGCGGGCTCATACGGCAGGGGTACGACGACGCCCACGCCGACGCGCTTCCCCTCATCGCCACGTACGAGAACCGCGTCGACGTCGCCGCTGCCGCGCAGGCGACCCCTCGCGGGGCCGAGCGGGGTCTGAGCCTCCCGGCGGTGAACGGAGTCGCGCTCAAGGCCGACAAGGACGGTGCCGCCGCCTTCTGGCAGGACGTCAACGCACCCCGTTCACGTGCGGCCGCTCCGTTGAAGAAGCTGTGGCTGGACGGCAAGGTCAAGGCCACGCTGGACCGTTCCACCAAGCAGGTGCACGCGCCGGAGGCCTGGGCCGAGGGCTATGACGGCAAGGGCACCAAGGTCGCCGTGCTGGACACGGGCGTGGACGCCGAGCACCCCGACCTGGTGAACCGGGTCGAGGCGGCGAAGAACTTCACGGACTCCGCCGACACCGCCGACCGGCAGGGTCACGGCACCCACACCGCCTCCACCGTCGGCGGCTCGGGTGCGGCCAGCGACGGCAGGAAGAAGGGCGTCGCCCCCGGGACCGGACTGCTCATCGGCAAGGTCCTCAACGACGGCGGCTCCGGCCTGAGCTCGTGGATCATCGCCGGTATGCAGTGGGCCGTCGACCAGAAGGCCGATGTCGTCTCCATGAGCCTGGGCAACCCCGAGATCGGTGACTGCGCCGATCCGCTGGCCATGGCCGCGCAGGAGCTCTCGCGGAACACCCACAGCCTGTTCGTGATCGCCGCGGGCAACTCCGGCTCCGGCACCGAGACGGTGTCTTCGCCCGGCTGCGCGCCCGGCGTGCTGACCGTCGGCGCCGTCGACCGTGACGACACCACGGCGTGGTTCTCCAGCCGCGGTCCGGTGGCCGTCACCCACACCCTCAAGCCCGAGATCGCCGCCCCCGGCGTCGACATCTCGGCGGCCGCGGCGGGCGGGCGTGGCGTCTACGCGTACCAGTCGATGTCGGGCACCTCCATGGCGACCCCGCACGTCGCGGGCGCCGCCGCCGTCGTACGGCAGGCCCACCCCGACTGGACCGCACAGCAGATCAAGGCGGCCCTCGTGTCATCCGCCCGTACCGGCGGCAAGGTGGCGGGCGCCGACCAGACCGGTGCCGGCGTCCTCGACGTGCACGCGGCGGTCCACCAGAAGGTGCTCTCCGCACCCGCGGTCCAGGGCGGCAGCTACAACTGGCCGCAGGACGCCTCGGACCGCAGCACCGTCGAGGTGCCCTTCACCAACACCGGCGCCGACGACGTCGTGCTCGGCCTCAAGGTCAGCGGTGTGCACGGCAACGACGGCAGCGATGTCCGCTCCGGTGTCATCGAGCCGGCACTGGGCAAGGTGACCGTTCCCGCCGGGGCCACGGTCAAGGTGCCGGTGCGGATCGACCCCGCCGCCCGTCTCAAGGCCTCCCAGTACGGTGCCGTCACGGGCAGGATCATGGCCTCCGGCGGCGGCACCCACATCTCCGTGCCGGTCACGCTCTACGTCCAGCCGGAAACCGTCACCCTCCGCGTCAAGGTCGTCGACCGCAACGGCAAGCCCGCGGCCGGCGCCTCGTCCCTGGACCTGGTCAGCCTCGACACCGACAAGGGCGAGCGCCGCAGCAACCAGGGCGCGGCCGACCAGACGTTCAGCGTGCGCCCGGGCGACTACGCCCTCTCCGCGTTCGTGGCCACCAACAACGCGGAGAACACGGCCGACTCGATCAGCTACGTCGGGCGCCCGCAGCTCCGCATCACCGATGACACCACCGTCGTACTCGACGCCCGCAAGGCCCACCGGCTGAGCGTGCGCACCGACCGGCCCTCGAAGATCAGCCACACCACGTTCAGCTACGCACGCACCTGGGACGACACCTGGCAGCTGAGCGGCTCGCTCATGGCGGGCAGCGCCGTGCAGAAGTTCTACGCCTCCGTCGACGGCCGCGCCAAGAACGGCTTCTTCGAGTTCCGCCCCACCTGGCGCGCGACCGGTTCCGAGGGCGGCTCGCCCTACGTCTACAACCTCACGTTCCCGACCCAGGGCCCGCTGCTCTCCGACCGGACCTACCGGGTCGGAGACTCCAAGCTGGCCCAGGTCACCGAGAAGTGGAACGCCCTCGGCAAGGAGACCGACTACCTCGACGGACTGTTCATCGTCCCCTCCTGGAACCCCAACACCTCCATCACGGTCAACCTGCTCGACCCGGTCCCGGTGCCCGGCACCCGTACCGCCTACTACACGACGGGTGACGACGTCTGGCTGCACGGTGCGTTGACCAGCTTCCCGTTCGCCGCGTTCATGGGCGACAAGGACCGTACCTACAGTGCCGGGGAGCGGCGTTCCGAGGAGTGGTACGGCGGCCCCATGCGGCCGGGAGCGGCCCGGGACCGCGCCGGCGACCTGGCGCTGGCGGCCGAGCGGCAGGGCGACCTGATCGGCATCCAGACCGCCCTGTGGGTCGACGGCTCCGGTGACCACTGGTCCTACGGCGGATCGTTCGGCGACCTCGGCAACCTCGCGCTGAAGCGCAACGGTGAGCAGATCGCCACCAGCATCTATCCGTACGACGCGTTCGAGGTCCCGGCCGAGGACTCCGCGTACGAGCTCACCCAGAACCTGGAGAAGATCCCCACCTCGGACAAGCCCTGGCTGCGCTCCACCGCGGTCACCACCACCTGGAGCTTCCGCTCCCACCTGGAGCCGGAGGTCTACTCCCGCGGTCTGCCGATCCTCTTCCCGGCGTACGACCTGCCGGCGGACGGCATGAACACGCTGCCCGCGCGCGACGGCATCAAGGTCGGCCTGTCGGCCGAGGGCCACGCCGGGTACACCCCGGGCGCGATCACCGAGGCCTCGCTGTCGTACTCCTACGACGGCGGCGCCACCTGGACCGCGGCGCCGACGAAGAAGCAGGACGGCAAGTGGACGGCCGTCCTCGACCACACCGGCGCCACCGGTGAGCAGGTCATGCTGAAGGTCGGCCTCACCGACTCCCACCACAACGCGGTCACGCAGACCATCACCCGCGCCTACGACGTGCGGTAA
- a CDS encoding PP2C family protein-serine/threonine phosphatase, which translates to MFRPLRAAMSSAQSSADHDDITTIRTPATRDVVLATLATTAVVIVLGLLTGTAVLLLGLLVFLPAFAAALCSPRQTALVSAWVSLVVIAPVVFQPGERILDRVILTVFAVGFGALAVYGARVRITRENALVRLRSTAAAMQRQILRPLPLLTDDVLVDGVYEPLQQDKLVGGDIYDVVATPWGTRVLIGDVQGKGLPAIGMAIDVVGAFREAAHREPTVTALVDALEAAVVRHNDYAGQRGEPERFVTALVLGVDAGTDTQVVGCGHIPPYLLHEGAVTVVGAGDEHVPLGLANLVDEPRTVAWFPFPAGATLLLCTDGLTEARSPEGAFYPLEARLDGRGDITAGRLISSLIDDVRDFTAGAQQDDLAVLAVRRTPRQSS; encoded by the coding sequence ATGTTCCGTCCGCTGCGTGCAGCGATGTCCTCGGCACAGAGCTCGGCGGACCACGACGACATCACCACCATCCGCACACCCGCCACCCGTGACGTCGTCCTGGCGACCTTGGCGACGACGGCCGTGGTGATCGTCCTCGGTCTGCTGACCGGGACCGCGGTGCTCCTTCTAGGGCTGCTGGTGTTCCTGCCGGCGTTCGCCGCCGCCCTGTGCAGCCCGCGCCAGACGGCGCTGGTCTCCGCCTGGGTGAGCCTCGTCGTCATCGCACCGGTGGTCTTCCAGCCCGGGGAACGGATCCTCGACCGGGTGATCCTGACGGTGTTCGCCGTCGGCTTCGGCGCGCTCGCCGTCTACGGTGCCCGGGTGCGCATCACGCGGGAGAACGCCCTGGTGCGGCTGCGGTCCACCGCCGCGGCGATGCAGAGGCAGATCCTGCGGCCGTTGCCGCTGCTCACCGACGATGTCCTCGTGGACGGCGTCTACGAGCCGTTGCAGCAGGACAAGCTCGTCGGGGGCGACATCTACGACGTGGTGGCCACTCCCTGGGGCACCCGGGTCCTGATCGGCGATGTCCAGGGGAAGGGGCTGCCCGCCATCGGCATGGCCATCGACGTGGTGGGGGCGTTCCGCGAAGCCGCCCACCGCGAGCCGACCGTGACCGCGCTCGTCGATGCGCTGGAAGCGGCGGTCGTCCGGCACAACGACTACGCCGGACAGCGCGGCGAGCCCGAACGGTTCGTCACCGCGCTCGTCCTGGGAGTCGACGCGGGTACCGACACCCAGGTCGTCGGCTGCGGCCACATCCCGCCCTACCTGCTGCACGAGGGCGCCGTCACGGTCGTCGGTGCGGGGGATGAGCACGTACCGCTGGGCCTGGCCAACCTGGTCGACGAACCACGCACGGTGGCGTGGTTCCCCTTCCCCGCCGGGGCCACACTGCTGCTGTGCACCGACGGCCTGACCGAGGCCCGTTCGCCCGAGGGCGCCTTCTATCCGCTGGAGGCGCGTCTCGACGGCCGCGGCGACATCACCGCCGGCCGGCTGATCAGCTCGCTGATCGACGATGTACGCGACTTCACCGCAGGGGCCCAGCAGGACGACCTGGCGGTCCTCGCGGTACGACGCACTCCGCGCCAGTCCTCGTAG
- a CDS encoding DUF3592 domain-containing protein, whose amino-acid sequence MDTSLVITGVVALVALRSLGRTARQLRGARAGVSAPARCVRVDERDSATGSSGDRRTSYVFAFTAQGGEWVEFRNGGNTRFHEGARVTVRYDPADPHRTATLAGSPRAALTEGVVSLLLMGLVLLMFLTDFPESLFD is encoded by the coding sequence ATGGACACGTCGCTCGTCATCACCGGTGTGGTCGCGCTGGTGGCGCTCAGGTCCCTGGGCCGGACCGCCCGGCAACTGCGCGGTGCCCGCGCGGGCGTGTCCGCTCCGGCACGCTGCGTCCGGGTGGACGAGCGCGACTCGGCGACGGGTTCGTCGGGCGACCGGCGTACCTCGTACGTCTTCGCGTTCACCGCGCAGGGCGGGGAGTGGGTCGAGTTCCGGAACGGCGGCAACACGCGCTTCCACGAGGGGGCGCGGGTCACGGTCCGCTACGACCCGGCAGACCCGCACCGGACGGCGACCCTGGCCGGCAGCCCGCGCGCGGCCCTGACCGAGGGTGTTGTCTCCCTGCTGCTGATGGGGCTGGTGCTGCTGATGTTCCTTACGGACTTCCCGGAGAGCCTGTTCGACTGA
- a CDS encoding DUF4259 domain-containing protein, with translation MGTWGAGNFDSDTAADHLGDLVGRLVAEVTEAMAGDPVELEPDEYGGVTVPCNLELLLVLDRQGWVGVTLPPAELIRSWQKTFLAVWESTIDGLEPDAAYKDERRKVLNETFEHLAEASAVAAGAVVE, from the coding sequence GTGGGCACGTGGGGCGCGGGCAACTTCGACAGCGACACGGCGGCGGATCATCTCGGGGACCTGGTGGGCCGGTTGGTGGCCGAGGTGACCGAGGCGATGGCCGGCGATCCGGTGGAGCTCGAACCGGATGAGTACGGGGGCGTGACCGTCCCCTGCAACCTGGAACTGCTGCTCGTCCTGGACCGCCAGGGCTGGGTGGGCGTGACCCTGCCGCCGGCCGAGCTGATCCGGAGCTGGCAGAAGACGTTCCTGGCGGTGTGGGAGTCGACGATCGACGGCCTGGAGCCGGACGCGGCATACAAGGACGAGCGCCGGAAAGTGCTCAACGAGACGTTCGAGCACCTGGCCGAGGCGTCGGCGGTGGCGGCGGGGGCGGTGGTGGAGTAG
- a CDS encoding DinB family protein — protein MTGTEHKKDLHVYLQDARDAFLWKLDGLSEYDIRRPLTPTGTNLLGLVKHVTGAEAFYFGDVFGRPVDAPELWIAGRAEPNADLWATADETRADTVAHYRRVWAHSDATIDALDLDATGLLPGGEGKELTLHRVLVHMVAETQRHAGHADVVRELIDGATGQREKGRNMAPGDAAWWAGHRARVERAAREASGG, from the coding sequence ATGACCGGAACTGAGCACAAGAAGGACCTGCACGTGTACTTGCAGGACGCCCGCGACGCCTTCCTGTGGAAGCTGGACGGATTGTCGGAGTACGACATCCGGCGCCCCCTGACCCCGACCGGCACCAATCTGCTGGGCCTGGTCAAGCACGTCACCGGAGCCGAGGCGTTCTACTTCGGCGACGTCTTCGGACGCCCGGTCGACGCGCCGGAGCTCTGGATCGCCGGTCGAGCCGAGCCGAACGCGGATCTGTGGGCGACGGCGGACGAGACCCGTGCGGACACGGTCGCGCACTACCGCCGGGTGTGGGCCCACTCCGACGCGACGATCGACGCGCTGGACCTCGACGCGACGGGCCTGCTCCCCGGGGGAGAGGGCAAGGAGCTGACGCTCCACCGGGTCCTCGTCCACATGGTCGCCGAGACCCAGCGCCACGCGGGGCACGCCGACGTCGTACGGGAGCTGATCGACGGGGCCACGGGGCAGCGGGAGAAGGGCCGCAACATGGCGCCCGGCGACGCCGCGTGGTGGGCGGGTCACCGGGCCCGGGTGGAGCGTGCGGCGCGGGAGGCGTCGGGGGGCTGA
- a CDS encoding Bax inhibitor-1/YccA family protein, whose protein sequence is MRSSNPVFSRRGFSRDNGYAGFNASPQAGAPAAGANPYAQGTAPNPYATNPYAQQDSQYGAPQAPVRSGVMTIDDVVTRTALTLGTVVLGAAAAWALLPVDEANLGKSYGIAIGAAIVAFVLSLVQSFKRKPVPALIIAYAAFEGVFLGVISSAVSTYISPGVVMQAVMGTMCVFAGVLIAYKMRWIRVTRRFYGFVMAAAMGFMLLMVVNLLFAAFGGGDGLGFRSGGLGILFGVVGILLGACFLALDFKQVEDGIAYGAPREESWLAAFGLTMTLVWIYLEMLRLLSILSGDD, encoded by the coding sequence ATGAGGAGCAGCAACCCGGTCTTCTCGCGACGGGGCTTCAGCCGCGACAACGGTTACGCGGGCTTCAACGCGTCACCGCAGGCCGGGGCCCCCGCAGCGGGTGCCAACCCGTACGCACAGGGCACCGCCCCGAACCCGTACGCCACGAACCCCTACGCCCAGCAGGACAGCCAGTACGGCGCCCCGCAGGCGCCGGTGCGCTCCGGTGTGATGACGATCGACGATGTCGTCACCCGCACGGCGCTGACGCTGGGCACGGTCGTGCTCGGCGCCGCGGCCGCCTGGGCCCTGCTGCCGGTCGACGAGGCCAACCTGGGCAAGTCGTACGGCATCGCGATCGGCGCCGCGATCGTCGCCTTCGTGCTGTCGCTCGTCCAGTCCTTCAAGCGCAAGCCCGTCCCCGCGCTGATCATCGCGTACGCGGCCTTCGAGGGCGTGTTCCTCGGGGTCATCTCCAGCGCGGTCAGCACGTACATCTCGCCGGGCGTCGTGATGCAGGCGGTGATGGGCACCATGTGTGTCTTCGCCGGTGTGCTGATCGCGTACAAGATGCGCTGGATCCGTGTGACCCGCCGGTTCTACGGCTTCGTGATGGCCGCGGCCATGGGCTTCATGCTCCTGATGGTGGTCAACCTGCTGTTCGCCGCGTTCGGCGGCGGGGACGGCCTGGGCTTCCGCAGCGGCGGCCTCGGCATCCTCTTCGGCGTCGTCGGCATCCTTCTCGGCGCGTGCTTCCTGGCCCTGGACTTCAAGCAGGTCGAGGACGGCATCGCGTACGGCGCTCCGCGCGAGGAGTCCTGGCTGGCCGCCTTCGGCCTCACCATGACCCTGGTGTGGATCTACCTGGAGATGCTGCGCCTGCTCTCCATCCTCAGCGGCGACGACTAG
- a CDS encoding acetyl-CoA C-acetyltransferase, producing the protein MPEAVIVSAARSPIGRAFKGSLKDLRADDLTATIIQTALAKVPELDPRDIDDLMLGCGLPGGEQGNNLGRIIAVQMGMDHLPGCTVTRYCSSSLQTSRMALHAIKAGEGDVFISAGVEMVSRFAKGNSDSWPDTHNPLFADAEARTAARAEESGASWHDPREDGLVPDAYIAMGQTAENLARIKGVTRQDMDEFGVRSQNLAEEALKNGFWEREITPVTTPDGTVVSKDDGPRAGVSLEGVQGLKPVFRPDGLVTAANCCPLNDGAAALVIMSDTKARELGLTPLARIVSTGVSGLSPEIMGYGPVEASKQALKRAGLTVDDIDLAEINEAFAAQVIPSYRDLGLPLDKVNVNGGAIAVGHPFGMTGARITGTLINSLQFHDKQFGLETMCVGGGQGMAMVIERLS; encoded by the coding sequence ATGCCCGAAGCCGTGATCGTCTCTGCTGCCCGTTCACCCATCGGCCGGGCCTTCAAGGGTTCGCTGAAGGACCTGCGCGCGGACGACCTGACCGCCACGATCATCCAGACCGCCCTCGCCAAGGTCCCCGAGCTGGACCCGAGGGACATCGACGACCTGATGCTCGGCTGCGGTCTCCCCGGCGGCGAGCAGGGCAACAACCTGGGCCGCATCATCGCCGTACAGATGGGGATGGACCACCTTCCCGGCTGTACGGTCACGCGCTACTGCTCGTCCTCCCTGCAGACGAGCCGCATGGCGCTGCACGCCATCAAGGCCGGCGAGGGCGACGTCTTCATCTCGGCCGGTGTCGAGATGGTGTCCCGCTTCGCGAAGGGCAACTCCGACAGCTGGCCGGACACCCACAACCCGCTCTTCGCCGACGCCGAGGCCCGCACCGCGGCCCGCGCCGAGGAGTCGGGTGCGAGCTGGCACGACCCGCGCGAGGACGGCCTGGTCCCGGACGCGTACATCGCGATGGGCCAGACGGCGGAGAACCTGGCCCGGATCAAGGGCGTCACCCGTCAGGACATGGACGAGTTCGGCGTCCGTTCGCAGAACCTCGCCGAGGAAGCCCTGAAGAACGGCTTCTGGGAGCGTGAGATCACCCCGGTGACGACCCCGGACGGCACGGTGGTCTCCAAGGACGACGGCCCGCGCGCGGGTGTCTCCCTGGAGGGCGTGCAGGGCCTGAAGCCGGTCTTCCGCCCCGACGGTCTGGTCACGGCCGCCAACTGCTGCCCGCTCAACGACGGTGCCGCTGCGCTCGTGATCATGTCCGACACCAAGGCGCGCGAGCTGGGCCTGACCCCGCTGGCCCGGATCGTCTCCACCGGCGTCTCCGGCCTCTCCCCCGAGATCATGGGTTACGGACCGGTCGAGGCGAGCAAGCAGGCCCTGAAGCGGGCCGGGCTGACGGTCGACGACATCGACCTGGCCGAGATCAACGAGGCGTTCGCCGCCCAGGTGATCCCGTCCTACCGCGACCTGGGCCTGCCGCTGGACAAGGTCAACGTCAACGGCGGCGCCATCGCCGTCGGGCACCCCTTCGGCATGACCGGCGCGCGGATCACCGGCACGCTGATCAACAGCCTGCAGTTCCACGACAAGCAGTTCGGTCTGGAAACCATGTGCGTGGGCGGCGGCCAGGGCATGGCGATGGTCATCGAGCGGCTGAGCTGA
- a CDS encoding SGNH/GDSL hydrolase family protein produces MARRIAAGAAYGGGSVGLLGAAAVGVLLAEVQLAKRLVGGGIAPVPPSADGRYGVAFAGPSDPLRFGLLGDSTAAGQGVRRAGQTPGALLASGLAAVSERPVDLRNVAQPGARSDDLERQVSLLLADPARVPDVCVIMIGANDVTHRMPATQSVRCLTTAVRRLRTAGAEVVVGTCPDLGTIEPVYQPLRWLARRVSRQLAAAQTIGSVEQGGRTVSLGDLLGPEFEANPRELFGPDNYHPSAEGYATAAMALLPTLCAVLGLWPETDRLDGGRREDMLPVAKAASQAAREAGTEVTGARAPWALLKHRRRRRLPAATEPHPHPEMHGEAGGSTRMERHPGTDTGTSPRHV; encoded by the coding sequence GTGGCACGGCGGATCGCGGCGGGCGCGGCCTATGGCGGTGGCAGCGTCGGGCTGCTGGGCGCCGCGGCGGTAGGCGTCCTGCTGGCGGAGGTCCAGCTGGCGAAGCGGCTGGTGGGCGGTGGCATCGCGCCGGTCCCGCCGAGCGCGGACGGGCGGTACGGGGTGGCCTTCGCCGGCCCCTCGGACCCGCTGCGGTTCGGGCTGCTCGGGGACTCCACGGCGGCCGGGCAGGGGGTGCGCCGGGCCGGGCAGACCCCGGGGGCGCTGCTCGCCTCGGGGCTGGCTGCGGTGTCGGAGCGGCCGGTGGATCTGCGCAACGTCGCGCAGCCGGGCGCCCGGTCGGACGATCTGGAGCGGCAGGTCTCGCTGCTGCTCGCGGATCCGGCCCGGGTGCCGGACGTCTGCGTGATCATGATCGGTGCGAACGACGTCACGCACCGGATGCCCGCCACCCAGTCGGTGCGCTGTCTGACGACGGCGGTGCGCAGGCTGCGGACGGCGGGGGCCGAGGTCGTCGTGGGCACCTGCCCGGACCTGGGCACGATCGAGCCGGTCTACCAGCCACTGCGGTGGCTGGCCCGGCGGGTGAGCCGGCAGCTGGCGGCGGCCCAGACGATCGGTTCGGTGGAGCAGGGCGGGCGCACGGTGTCGCTGGGCGACCTGCTGGGCCCGGAGTTCGAGGCGAACCCGCGGGAGCTCTTCGGCCCGGACAACTACCACCCGTCGGCGGAGGGCTACGCGACGGCGGCGATGGCGCTCCTGCCCACGTTGTGCGCGGTGCTCGGGCTGTGGCCGGAGACCGACCGGCTGGACGGCGGCCGGCGCGAGGACATGCTGCCGGTGGCCAAGGCGGCCTCCCAGGCGGCCAGGGAGGCCGGTACGGAGGTCACGGGGGCCCGGGCGCCCTGGGCACTCCTCAAGCACCGCAGGCGGCGGCGCCTGCCCGCGGCCACGGAACCGCACCCGCACCCGGAGATGCACGGGGAGGCGGGCGGCTCCACCCGGATGGAGCGGCACCCGGGTACCGACACGGGCACCTCGCCCCGGCACGTATGA
- a CDS encoding cystathionine beta-synthase: MQFHDSMISLVGNTPLVRLRSVTAGIQATVLAKVEYFNPGGSVKDRIALRMIEAAEQSGELQPGGTIVEPTSGNTGVGLAIVAQQKGYKCIFVCPDKVSTDKINVLRAYGAEVVVCPTAVDPEHPDSYYNVSDRLVRETPGAWKPDQYSNPNNPRSHYETTGPELWEQTDGKITHFVAGVGTGGTISGTGRYLKEASGGAVQVIGADPEGSVYSGGSGRPYLVEGVGEDFWPSAYDRTVTDEIVAVSDKDSFQMTRRLAKEEGLLVGGSCGMAVVGALEVAKRLGPDDVVVVLLPDSGRGYLSKIFNDEWMADYGFLEDTGPSARVADVLDHKAGPIPTLVHMHPEETVGEAIDVLREYGVSQMPIVKPGAGHPDVMAAEVIGSVVERELLNALFAQQASLTDPLEKHMSPPLPQVGSGEAVEDLMAVLGGTGAADAAIVLVEGKPKGVVSRQDLLAFLAKDATAAPAKP; this comes from the coding sequence GTGCAATTCCACGATTCGATGATCAGTCTCGTAGGCAATACCCCGCTGGTGAGGCTGCGCAGTGTGACGGCCGGCATCCAGGCGACGGTTCTGGCCAAGGTCGAGTACTTCAACCCCGGCGGGTCGGTCAAGGACCGGATCGCCCTGCGCATGATCGAGGCCGCCGAACAGAGCGGTGAGCTGCAGCCCGGCGGCACGATCGTCGAGCCGACGAGCGGCAACACGGGCGTCGGCCTGGCGATCGTCGCGCAGCAGAAGGGCTACAAGTGCATCTTCGTCTGCCCGGACAAGGTGTCCACGGACAAGATCAATGTGCTGCGCGCCTACGGTGCCGAGGTCGTCGTCTGCCCGACGGCGGTCGACCCCGAGCACCCGGACTCGTACTACAACGTCTCCGACCGGCTGGTCCGTGAGACGCCGGGAGCCTGGAAGCCCGACCAGTACTCCAACCCGAACAACCCGCGCTCCCACTACGAGACCACCGGTCCCGAGCTGTGGGAGCAGACGGACGGGAAGATCACCCACTTCGTGGCGGGCGTCGGCACCGGCGGCACGATCAGCGGCACCGGCCGCTACCTGAAGGAGGCGAGCGGCGGCGCCGTCCAGGTCATCGGCGCGGACCCGGAGGGCTCGGTCTACTCCGGCGGCTCCGGCCGGCCGTATCTGGTCGAGGGCGTCGGCGAGGACTTCTGGCCGTCGGCGTACGACCGGACGGTCACCGACGAGATCGTCGCCGTGTCCGACAAGGACTCCTTCCAGATGACCCGCCGGCTCGCCAAGGAGGAGGGGCTGCTGGTCGGCGGCTCCTGCGGCATGGCGGTCGTGGGCGCCCTGGAGGTCGCGAAGCGGCTCGGGCCCGACGACGTCGTCGTCGTGCTGCTGCCGGACAGCGGCCGCGGCTACCTGAGCAAGATCTTCAACGACGAGTGGATGGCCGACTACGGCTTCCTGGAGGACACCGGCCCGTCCGCCCGCGTCGCCGACGTCCTCGACCACAAGGCGGGCCCGATCCCGACGCTCGTCCACATGCACCCGGAGGAGACCGTCGGCGAGGCGATCGACGTCCTGCGCGAGTACGGCGTCTCGCAGATGCCGATCGTGAAGCCCGGCGCCGGTCACCCCGACGTGATGGCCGCCGAGGTCATCGGCTCGGTCGTCGAGCGGGAGCTGCTGAACGCGCTCTTCGCCCAGCAGGCCTCGCTCACCGACCCGCTGGAGAAGCACATGTCGCCGCCGCTGCCGCAGGTCGGCTCCGGCGAGGCGGTCGAGGACCTGATGGCGGTGCTCGGCGGTACGGGCGCCGCGGACGCGGCGATCGTGCTGGTGGAGGGCAAGCCGAAGGGCGTCGTCAGCCGTCAGGACCTGCTGGCGTTCCTCGCCAAGGACGCGACGGCCGCGCCCGCCAAGCCGTAG